The Mustela erminea isolate mMusErm1 chromosome 10, mMusErm1.Pri, whole genome shotgun sequence genomic sequence CCAGAGCGGCCTCTCCTCCCCGCCTGAAACTCGGGACaagccagagtcctggggtcaactcccagaatcccagggtcagggaggcaggaggcaggcccaGGCACTGGACAAACAGATCAAAGGTGAGGCACGATGCGGCTCCAGACCGGGCCTGGCCAGGGGGACGGGTTCACAATGAGGTGAGTGGGAGCCCTCCACGGTCTCCCCAGCAGGGACGGGGGGTCAAAACAGGGCCTTCACCCacccctctgctgctgccctcaGGCTGCTGGTCTTCCTGGGCTTGCTGTGGGGCTCGGCCACGGCACCCCCGGGCCCACAGTGGCCTGAGCCCGTGTTTGGGCGCCTGGTGTCCCCTGGCTTCCCCGGGGCGTACGCCAACAACCAGGAGCGGCGCTGGACCCTGACCGCGCCCCCCGGCTACCGTCTGCGCCTCTACTTCACCCACTTCCACCTGGAGCTCTCCTACCTCTGCGAGTATGACTACGTCAAGGTGCCGCCGGCGGCGGGGAGACCGGGACCTTATCAAGGGCAGGGGGACGGGGACCTCTGGGAGCAGGGTCCggcctcgggggtgggggggaggcgggCCTTGCGTCTCGCCCTCCCTTCCTGTGACTCCAACCCTACAGCTGAGCTCAGGGACCCAGGAGCTGGCCACGCTGTGCGGGCAGGAGAGCACGGACACGGAGCGCGCCCCAGGCAATGACACCTTCTACTCGCCGGCCTCCAGCCTAGACGTGACCTTCCGCTCCGACTACTCCAACGAGAAGCCGTTCACGGGCTTTGAGGCCTTCTATGCAGCAGAGGGTGAGCCGAgaggaggccagggtggggagACACGACGTGGCCCGTCTGCCCGTGGGAGTGGCTCAGTCTTAGGTCAGGCCAACTCTCCCTTCGGCCCCACACCTCCCTGAGGCTGGGCTCCCGCCAAACTAGCGGGCAAGGAGTCCACACCTCCGTCCAACACCAGCCCCAGGGCAAATATCAGTAATGGCCATGACCGCCCCCGCCTGCGGCTGAGCCGGATGGTGTGCGGAGGTGCTGAGCTGGGGACGGGCTAAGCCCGGGATGTCCTCCTAGGGCGCCCCCCTACTCCCATGACGCTAGGGCCCAGTGAGTCCACCTCTGGATGGGAAGGGCAGCCCCACCCGCCTGAGCCCCACCGAGAACCTGCAGCCTTGTGTTCCCCATGCGTGGTGCTCCCCATACACAGGTTTCCAGTAGAACACTTGACGTCAGATAGGGGTTCCTGCAgggaccagctgtgtgaccttgggcaggtggcCACACCTCTCTGTGCTCCTCAGGAGTCAGCAGCAGGGTTTGCTGGAACATGGGTCACAGCCCTGCTTGCTGGGCTCGACAGCTGGCTGCACCAGCCGGGAAACTTTGAGCAGGACGCTTAACCCGTCACTCGTTCAAAAAAGGGGTTAGTGACATCTACCTCCAGGCATTCTGAGGAGGTTATCATGACCCTAGGCCTGCCCAATACTCCGCCGGGCCCCAGCCACCTCCAAACATGGGGCTCCTCTTGGGTCAGCCGCGAGGCTGTCGGCTCCCAGGCCCCCAGACGGCCTCGTCTCCCGCCCTCTGACCACCTGCctggcccacccctcccccagacaTTGATGAGTGCCAGGTGGCCCCGGGACAGGCCGCTCCCTGCGACCACCACTGCCACAACCACCTGGGCGGCTTCTACTGCTCCTGCCGCCGGGGCTACGTCCTCCACGAGAACAAGCGCACCTGCTCAGGTGAGCGGGGCCGGGGAAGGTACGGGGCAGACACCGTGCCCAGCCCAGCACCCCCTTGGCCCAGAATACAGCCAGCTCCTAAAAGCCGTAAGTGCTCTGCCCAGGGGTTGGAGGGACGGCCCTGGGCCTACTGGGCCCCGTCCCCTCCTGCCATCTGTCCACCCCTGCACATTCCatactccctccccctcccccgttcCATCCTGGGCTCCCTCTCTTGGGTCTTCAGCCCATCACTTGGATCACCTGTGCTGGGCCCCCACTATGTACCTCCCTGTCTGGGCTCTGGGCACCTGCTACAGGCATCTTGTCCTCTTGGGGCTCCCAGGTGGGAGGAACGGGGGACATAGGCCCAGCTCACACAGGCGTCCCTGCATGAAACTTCCCGGCAGGGGGCAGGCGTGCTCCGAGCGGCTGGACCCCCAGCAGGCCGACCCCTTTGGCCTGTACTTCCCGCCTCCTCTGAGCTCCTGCCAGGTGCCAAGTACCCAGATGGGAAACCCAAGggtgccctggggagggggcagccccaAGGCTCGGtgctgcccctgcctcccctgcccggCATCTCTCCCCCAGTggttctccccacctctctgttctctcttccagAGCAGAGCCCCTAGCCTCACCTCTGGCCCCGGTCTGGGTCAGGCCGAGACGGCCGCTGCCTGCCACCCCCGGTCCACCCCATCCGCCCCTCCGTGGACCTAACAATAAATCTGCCTCCACCTCCACCTGCTGCTTCGTGTCTCTTGGGCGGCACGTGGGGGGAGGGCCGCgctgtgccccctccccctggcctccTCGCCGCCTTCCCTCCCTCATCACAGCCCGGATGAACCCTAGCCAGTGGGAATCCGCTCCATGGGGCCACTGGCCCACTTGCCAAAAAGCCTTGCCCACCACGCCCCATCCGTTCTGAAGACAggggactgaggcccagagagggatgAGGGCTTCCCCGGGGTCACACAGGGAGACCGAGCTCTCTCACGCCCCCCACCGGGCCCCCAGGGGCTGAGTTGGGAACACTGGACAAGCTCCTGTTCAGGGGACCCCTCATGTCCCaggtgggctgggctggaggagcCTGACCCGGAGTCGAGAGGCCCAGGGAGACAGCCGTTGATGGGCCTGCTGGTGCCCCACATCCGGGGGCCGTTCCCTCTGCCCCGTGGGGAGCAGCACACGGAGGAAGGCAGGCTGTGCCGGGACCCCTCACTTCTGGAAGCCTCCCAGCTCAAATGCCCTctgcagcctggggaggggaTGGGCCGATGCCTCCCGGGGCTGATGCGGAAGCGCGCTCTGCAAGGGCGTGACCAGCTGGCCTGGCGGGGAATGAGGGCACCAGACGTGCTTTTGATAAGTGTGAACTTGAATTTCCCTCGACTAACCCCCAGGGCAGTGCCCAGACCCAGGGTAAAAGGGAAAGCGGACCAAGTGaggcccctctgctccccatgGAGACCCAGGCAAGCCTGGACTGCTCCCAGCTGGTGTGGGTGGGAGCCCCGTAGGGGATGAATGTGGGAGTTGTCAGGGTCCAGGCGGGCTGAGGGACcccttgtctccctccccctcggCAGAATCTAACCTTGCTCACTTTATCACCCCCAGAGTCCTAACTCTGGCCCAGGACTCCCCAGGTTCAGGAGCCCCTGGGAGTGTGGGTGGGGCCTGGAGGCTGTGTGCCCAAGTGCCACCTGTTTCAGCCAAAGCCAGGAAGCCCAAGAAACTCTAGATTGTTCCTTCAGCCCTGAGGTGGGGTGTTCCATCTGACGgggccagagggcagggagggcagccaGGGGGCGGAGCCAGGATGCTGGGCCCCCACTCACAGTGACCCGTCCTCTCTTAGCCCTGTGTTCAGGTCAGGTCTTCGCCGACCGGTCGGGGGTGCTCAGCAGCCCTGAATACCCACAGCCATACCCCAAACTCTCAAGTTGCACCTACGGCATCCACCTGGAGGAAGGGTTCAGCATCATCCTGGACTTTGTGGGGTCCTTTGATGTGGAGGCGCACCCGGACACCCAGTGCCCCTACGACTCTCTCAAGGTCTGGTTCCTGGGATCTAGACCTCCTCTGGCTCTGGCAGGTCCTGAGGTGACAGGGCACCTTCTGCTTTCAGATTCAAACAGACAAGGAGGAATATGGCCCATTTTGTGGGACAACGTTGCCCCCTAGGATTGAAACTAAAAGCAATGCCGTGACCATCATCTTTGTCACTGATGAGTCGGGGGACCACACAGGCTGGAAGATCCACTACACCAGCACAGGTGAGGGCGAGTGGGTCTTGGATCCTGACAAGAAGCTCTTCCTGGAGTGCCAAGGAGTTACACAGGATGGGACTCTGCCTGGCGAGGCCCGGGAAGTGTAGGGGAGGAGATTTCCTTAGCCCTCTAGGTTTCCCGGCTGAGGCTGAAAAGtaaactgacaaagacagatcaacaggagaaaatcaggggcacctgggtggctcagtgggtaaagcctctgccttcggttcaggtcatgatcccagagtcctgggatcgagccccacatcaggctctctgcttggcagggagcgtgtttccctctctctctgcctgcctctctgcctacttatgatctctgtctgtcaaataaataaataaaatccttaaaaacaaaacaaaaacaaaaacaggagaaaatcaccCACCCTTACGTAATGTGAGGTCTACATGGCATGGGAgacttcaaaaggaaggaaagacccAGAGGAACAGTTAGGCTTGTGTGGGGTTTTGCAGAAGAGGAGACAGTCATGGGGGAGAATGACAGGTTAAAGCCAGTGTTATAAATGGGGGAAACTTAGCAAAgcctctttctttggcttcttcttggctccctttgcctttggagataagGACGCTCTTTCCCTCCAGGGATAGGGAGGGCACCTGTCACGTGGCCGTACACGAGGGTCTTCTGACCGTGACGGGGAagcagggtgagggagggggtggaggtcCGAGGGAcccttgtttctgttttctcagacTCCTTCAGCTTAACATGTTCACCATGGCCAGGCGCCATGTTTAGGGGTCGTGTGTCCTGAACTCCTTCAGAAGACATGCGAGGTTAGAGTGGTGTGAGACAGTGATGTGAGACAGGGGTCCCCAGGGGGAAATGCCagcccacccaccccatccctctccccgccccgctTCCCTCCCCCCGTCTTGCGCGCACGCCGTCCACTCAGCCGCTCACCTTCCGTCTGCAGGAGACGAACAAACAATTCTCCCTCGGCCCTCCTCAGTCCTTGGCTAGGACCAAGGGACGGATtgacaggagaaaaacaagcacGTTCGTTAAGGTGTCTGTCTCCTGCGTGCATGGGCGAGTACCCACAGGAGAATGAGAGCTTAGAACTCAAGACATCAGTACCATCTTCAGTTAAATACAAAAGAGAGGAGGGCCTGTGGGAAGGCAGCATGGGGCTGAGAAAACCACGTAAACTCAGTAAGGTTTGTTATACAGATAAAAGACGTGCCTTCTCCAGGGACGAGTTTCTAGTGATTTCGTTGTCCGTCTCctggaacagagagggagacactcTTAATGGACATTTCTTTTGTGAATATAAAGTTCTcttacagaaggaaaacttctactctgttttcagagcttctcctttgtctgctatttcttttttttttttttttaagattttatttacttatttgacagagatggtaagtaggcagagagagggggggaagcaggctctctgccaagcagaaaggctgatgcggggctccatcccagaactgtggaatcatgacctgagccaaaggcagaggctttaacccactgagccacccaggcaccccctttgtctgctattttctctctctctctcttttttttttaaagattttatttattcatttgacacagagagatcacaagtaggcagagaggcaggcagagagagagagagaggaggaagcaggctccccgcgaagcagagaacccgatgcgggactcgatcccaggaccctgagatcatgacctgagccgaaggcagcggcttaacccactgagccacccaggcgccctctctttttttttttgacagagagaaagatcacaagtaggcagagaggcaggcagagaggtggggccagggggaagcaggctccctgctgagcagagagcccgatgcgggactcgatcccaggaccctgagatcatgacctgagccgagggcagaggcttaacccactgaccaaccatccatccatccaaccaaccatccatccatccttctcaACCATctatccaggaagctcagagctcAGGTTTGAATGTTGGACTGCCTAGGTCTATGCCCAGGCACAAACCTGTTTCCCGGCTCTGTGACACTGAACCTCTCACATAACTTTTCTGAACCCTAATGTCCCAATGATTCCAATTAAGGACAATGTCTCCTTCAAAAGGTGTCCATTCGTGGCCTAATGTAGGGAAAGCGTTGGGTGCAGGGTGTGGCATAGCGGAAGTGGTCATTGGATTATAGAGATGGGggtagttttttaaataaaaaattggattAGAAAAGATTAACCCTTGGGCCACCTCTGTTAGAAAGGTGGGAAGGGGCAAGactggttgggagaagggagctCAGCGCCATGAGAACAATTTGTCTCCCGTTCATTTTTGaaagtctttcattttcctgTAGGTCAAAGTAATAAAACTTGTGCCACTGAAGTGCTGGTTTTACAGTGACTCAAAGGGGGGGTCTCAGGTCTTCCaggctggtgggggcagggcccgGACAGAATGTGGAGGCTTGTGCCAGGGAGGGATGGTGCCAGCCAGCAGCCAGGGCTTTCCCTGGAGGTGGGGACTTTGGGCTTGCAGGGGACTGAGAGCTGCCCTGGGACACAGAGCCCAGCAGCTGTGAGGGAGAAGGCGACTCAGCAGGAGACCGGCCCAGGCTGAGTGGCAGCAGTGGGGGGTGGGCTGAAGGCTTGGGGTGACGACAGGCCAGGGTTTGAGGGCTGGGAGTGGAGGGCAGTCTCCCTGGAGGCCTAAGGCGGTGCCACAGGGCTGTCGTGGGCGGCAGGGGCGGTGTCACCTGTGCCCACTCTTGCCCAGCGCTCAGCCAAGCACCAGCCAAGTGCTTTACATCTGGTGTTCGGACAGCCCTGGAGGGTGAGTGGCTCTTCTCACCTCCCCATCTTAGCGGcgaggaaacaggcacagagagctGAAAATAACCGCTGGGAATGCGGTCTCGCTCTCCTCCTCCAGCCGACGCCCTAGCTGGGTTTGCGGCAGCGCAGAGCAGACGCTGCCCTGCAGGGGGTGGCGGCCGCTCCGGCTCCTGGTGTGCCTGCCTTTCTGGTAGCTTCGGCTGAGACCCAGGCCCCGGCTACAAACCCTAATTTGTGCAATAAGCGGCCCAGTGCAATCTTGCCTTTGGTTTTAAATCTGACCAACTCCACCCGACTTGCGGCGAGCTCTTCCCCTGGGGTAAGGGTTCCGCGTGTAAATCAGGACCTTTCAGTGGCTAA encodes the following:
- the MASP2 gene encoding mannan-binding lectin serine protease 2 isoform X3, producing the protein MRLQTGPGQGDGFTMRLLVFLGLLWGSATAPPGPQWPEPVFGRLVSPGFPGAYANNQERRWTLTAPPGYRLRLYFTHFHLELSYLCEYDYVKLSSGTQELATLCGQESTDTERAPGNDTFYSPASSLDVTFRSDYSNEKPFTGFEAFYAAEDIDECQVAPGQAAPCDHHCHNHLGGFYCSCRRGYVLHENKRTCSEQSP
- the MASP2 gene encoding mannan-binding lectin serine protease 2 isoform X2, with the translated sequence MRLQTGPGQGDGFTMRLLVFLGLLWGSATAPPGPQWPEPVFGRLVSPGFPGAYANNQERRWTLTAPPGYRLRLYFTHFHLELSYLCEYDYVKLSSGTQELATLCGQESTDTERAPGNDTFYSPASSLDVTFRSDYSNEKPFTGFEAFYAAEDIDECQVAPGQAAPCDHHCHNHLGGFYCSCRRGYVLHENKRTCSGGRRAPSGWTPSRPTPLACTSRLL